The Myxococcaceae bacterium DNA segment CCAACTTGGTGCATTTACAACGCCTGGAGCTTGACGCGGCTCTTCAAATTGTTGGGTTGGTTTTAAAAGATATTTTCATCAAAGCAGCCATTTTGTTCTTGATCATTGCGGTGGCAGATTTCTTTTGGCAGCGGCATAGCTTTATGAAAACCATGCGCATGACCAAAAACGAGATGAAGCAAGAATACAAGGAAGCGGAAGGAGATCCTTTGTTGAAGTCTGAGCGTAAGCATTTGGCGCAAGAGTTGATCATGCATAGCAGTCAACAAGCTGTCAAAAAAGCCGATGCCGTGATTACCAATCCAACGCATCTTGCAGTTGCTATTCGATACGAGGCCAAAGAGCATGCCGCCCCGATTGTTTTAGCCAAAGGTATGGGTAAAAACGCGGAGAGGATTCGTCAAATCGCAGAGCAATACAAGGTGCCGATTCTGCAGAATATTCCGTTAGCGCATGCGTTGAATCGGTTGGAGCTTGAAGAAGAAATTCCAGAGGAGCTATACGATGCGGTGGCAGAAGTGTTAAACTGGGTCTATCA contains these protein-coding regions:
- the sctU gene encoding type III secretion system export apparatus subunit SctU, yielding MTEESGEKTEEATPEKLRKAREKGQVSKSQDMTSAIVFAGSLITLAIAIHWMGKTLMALIALSIQQISSSNLQNSTQEVLKEGGWIWLLVSLPLVATAFFWGLVGNYIQVGFLLTFEALKPKLEKINPISGFKQLFNAKRFVELLKQMAKFTMVSLLVYGAFKSAVPNLVHLQRLELDAALQIVGLVLKDIFIKAAILFLIIAVADFFWQRHSFMKTMRMTKNEMKQEYKEAEGDPLLKSERKHLAQELIMHSSQQAVKKADAVITNPTHLAVAIRYEAKEHAAPIVLAKGMGKNAERIRQIAEQYKVPILQNIPLAHALNRLELEEEIPEELYDAVAEVLNWVYQMRKQHV